TTCTACCCTAGCAGTCCAACTGTGATTTTTGACTATCTCCATCCGAGCTAATCGCCCCATTTCTGGGAGTGCTGCTCTTTTTTCATAAGCTTCCGATAAAGTACTTTTTAAATCATTTACATCACCTGAATTAAAGAGAAAACCTGTTTGGCGATCGCTAATTAACCTCTGAGCATCTTCAAAAGCTGAGGCTATAACTGGCTTTGCCATTGCCATGTATTCATACAGTTTCATAGGCGAGAGATACATCTTGCCCATTTGTAATTGCACCTGACCAGAGTAACCAACATCAAATCCAGCAATATATTGAGGAATATCTTGCCAAGGAACTCTACCCAAAAAAGCTACATGAGACTCAATACCTAATTCTTGACTCTGCTTCTTCCATTCCGCCTCCATTGCTCCATCACCAACTATTACCAAGGAGATATCTAAACCTTCCCTACGTAGTTCGGCTATCGCTGTTAATAAAAAATCCAACCCAGCCCAAGCATATAAACTACCAATAAAACCTACAGTAAAATCAGAAAATAATCTTTTTTCTAAATGCAAATCAGGATTAATAAAATCAACATCCACACCATTCGGAACTAAAACTATTTTTTCTCTAGCAACTCCATAATCTCGCACTAAAATTTCTTTTAAAGTTTCACTTACACAAGCCAAAACATCACATTTTTGATATGCTTTAATTTCTATCCATTTAGCTAAACCATCTAATACCAAAGCTTTCCTTTCCGCCTTTGCTTCATAAAAAAGTAAAGCTTCAGCTTGTAAAATCCAAGGTATACCTTGACGCTGAAATATCCAGCCTAAACATTGTAAAGTTGCGGCATATTCATACACCCAATCCACTTGATTTTTCAATTCTTGGTAACTTCGCCAAGAGTTCATCAACCCTAGACCAATCCGCATAAAATCTACTATCAAGGTGCGGAGAAATCCTTTGCTAATGGCTTCTCCAGAACCACGCGCCGACCATTTTTGCGAAACTCTATCCCCTACGATAAATGTTTCTACATTCCAACCCAAGGTTTTAAAACCTTTGATAATTCCTAAAACACGGGAACGAGGCCCAGACATTTCTGCGTCGGGACGGGTGGAAATTCGGGGTGCGGCTGCTAAGAAACCAAGTTTGCGCTCCATTTAGGCAATGTCCTCCGCAAATGTGGGAGAAGCTGCCAAGTTTTTATAACCAACAATGGCACGGAGATAAGGTAGACACCAGTAAATTATCCAGAAAAAACCAGAATGGCGACGACAAAATT
Above is a genomic segment from Nostoc sp. MS1 containing:
- a CDS encoding glycosyltransferase family 4 protein translates to MERKLGFLAAAPRISTRPDAEMSGPRSRVLGIIKGFKTLGWNVETFIVGDRVSQKWSARGSGEAISKGFLRTLIVDFMRIGLGLMNSWRSYQELKNQVDWVYEYAATLQCLGWIFQRQGIPWILQAEALLFYEAKAERKALVLDGLAKWIEIKAYQKCDVLACVSETLKEILVRDYGVAREKIVLVPNGVDVDFINPDLHLEKRLFSDFTVGFIGSLYAWAGLDFLLTAIAELRREGLDISLVIVGDGAMEAEWKKQSQELGIESHVAFLGRVPWQDIPQYIAGFDVGYSGQVQLQMGKMYLSPMKLYEYMAMAKPVIASAFEDAQRLISDRQTGFLFNSGDVNDLKSTLSEAYEKRAALPEMGRLARMEIVKNHSWTARVEHLIAGAEKILEKQRSANLGGMRSHIH